One window of Papaver somniferum cultivar HN1 chromosome 9, ASM357369v1, whole genome shotgun sequence genomic DNA carries:
- the LOC113312821 gene encoding uncharacterized protein LOC113312821 produces the protein MITTPVLAFPDFNKPFELATDACDSGVGAVLMQDKKPIAFFSKGMGARFQAMSTYEKEIMSMVMSVTKWRSYLLGSKFTIYTDHQGIRHFLEQRVHSMMQQKWLTKLLGYNYELKYRKGSENEVADALSRVYLTEESNCNAISILQPAWLTEVQESYTQPLPVPDQAWKDVSMDFITGLPESEGREVILVVVDRFSKYSHFLALIHPYTAASVAKVFLDSIVKLHGLPKTIVSDRDNVFLSNFWQSLFSRMGTALHLSTTYHPQSEGQTERVNACLETYLRCMASFKRSKWVTWLLLAEWWFNTSFHTSPKLTLFEALYGYPPPQFGVTASSIGISSAADDYLQ, from the exons ATGATAACTACTCCAGTTCTAGCCTTTCCAGACTTTAATAAACCCTTTGAGTTAGCTACTGATGCTTGTGATTCAGGGGTGGGAGCAGTGTTGATGCAGGACAAGAAACCCATTGCTTTCTTTAGCAAAGGGATGGGAGCTAGATTCCAAGCTATGTCCACTTATGAGAAGGAGATTATGTCAATGGTTATGTCAGTGACTAAATGGAGATCTTATCTGTTGGGGAGCAAATTTACCATTTACACAGATCACCAAGGCATTAGACATTTCTTGGAACAAAGAGTTCACTCCATGATGCAGCAAAAATGGCTAACTAAGCTACTGGGCTACAACTATGAGCTGAAGTATAGAAAGGGCAGTGAGAATGAAGTTGCAGATGCCTTGTCTAGAGTTTATTTAACAGAAGAATCTAACTGCAATGCAATTTCCATTCTACAACCAGCATGGCTTACAGAAGTGCAAGAAAGTTATACTCAG CCCTTACCAGTACCTGATCAAGCATGGAAAGATGTTAGCATGGACTTCATCACAGGGCTTCCAGAATCTGAAGGCAGAGAAGTGATACTAGTGGTGgtagatagattctcaaaatatagtCACTTTTTGGCACTCATCCATCCTTACACTGCTGCCTCAGTAGCTAAGGTATTTCTAGACTCCATTGTTAAGCTCCATGGGTTACCAAAGACCATTGTCTCTGACAGAGACAATGTCTTTTTAAGCAACTTCTGGCAATCATTATTTTCTAGAATGGGAACTGCCTTGCATTTGAGTACAACATACCATCCTCAGTCTGAAGGACAAACAGAGAGAGTAAATGCTTGTCTTGAAACATACTTGAGATGCATGGCTAGCTTCAAACGAAGCAAATGGGTAACTTGGTTACTACTAGCTGAATGGTGGTTCAATACTAGTTTCCATACTAGTCCAAAGCTAACTCTATTTGAGGCATTATATGGTTACCCTCCACCACAGTTTGGTGTGACCGCTTCCAGTATTGGTATCAGCTCAGCTGCAGATGactatcttcaataa